In Candidatus Lernaella stagnicola, one genomic interval encodes:
- a CDS encoding MopE-related protein, with amino-acid sequence MNRFGKSWLAISLMLILFFMFAACDTGEDEEPGEGEIKCHKDTDGDGYGNPQHSVISKHDECPEGWSEDGTDCDDGDADLFAWLDGSEDADHDGYGVGEPDQQVCSGEELPEGYGPEGGDCDDNDPLKHPAAFDFPDDNIDQNCDGVDFERSEEVGIFVSPMGSDQGTGKMDDPLLVLSDAVDLAAAQGKVVFVAEGQYFYDLSVTATVSMFGGYEDASWSRNITLYPSIIPAGSTKPAVRIEGGVGETIVFEGFTVHGDDYALATTGVRVSAGTTAIVANNLIYGGNGGASCNGVSSKGDITLLGNRITGSRGAPTGAVGVYINGGTALLVDNIIEANDALGAVSMDGVQVINAEATLIRNQISGGTGGTSTSSVEVNNSDVTLVNNLLFSGFDCTSVTGVSVTNSQFAALNNVIFANADEDNVTGIKMNTVTAAYLVNNIVDVRSNYWAYGLHLNDSQNVYLLNNDLFVHGEDPLSSGLIYLAGDDLTTLADVEACEWTGCAQAEDNLAEDPAFDLEGTFHLQAGSPCVDAGRDIAPWYFGPWFNIDWDLDDRPQGAGWDMGIDEF; translated from the coding sequence TTGAACCGCTTTGGGAAGAGTTGGCTCGCGATTTCGTTGATGCTCATCTTGTTTTTCATGTTTGCCGCTTGTGATACCGGAGAGGACGAAGAGCCGGGGGAAGGCGAGATAAAATGCCACAAAGATACCGACGGTGACGGGTACGGGAATCCGCAACACAGTGTTATTTCCAAACACGATGAGTGTCCCGAGGGTTGGTCGGAAGACGGGACGGACTGCGACGACGGCGATGCGGATCTGTTCGCGTGGCTGGACGGCAGCGAAGATGCGGATCACGACGGCTACGGCGTAGGCGAACCGGATCAGCAGGTTTGCTCCGGCGAAGAACTTCCCGAAGGGTACGGCCCGGAAGGCGGCGACTGCGACGACAATGATCCGCTCAAGCATCCGGCCGCTTTCGATTTTCCCGACGACAACATCGATCAGAACTGCGACGGCGTTGATTTCGAGCGATCGGAAGAGGTCGGTATTTTCGTTTCGCCCATGGGCAGCGATCAGGGCACGGGGAAGATGGACGATCCGCTGTTGGTCCTTTCCGACGCTGTCGATCTGGCCGCCGCGCAGGGAAAGGTCGTGTTCGTGGCCGAGGGCCAGTATTTTTACGATTTGAGCGTCACCGCCACGGTGTCGATGTTCGGCGGATACGAAGATGCTTCGTGGTCCCGCAACATAACGCTATATCCTTCCATCATTCCGGCCGGCTCAACAAAACCGGCGGTCCGGATCGAGGGCGGTGTGGGTGAGACGATCGTCTTCGAGGGATTCACGGTACACGGGGACGACTACGCTCTGGCAACCACCGGCGTGCGCGTGTCGGCGGGGACGACGGCGATCGTGGCCAACAACCTGATCTACGGCGGCAACGGCGGGGCGAGTTGCAACGGCGTTTCTTCCAAGGGCGATATCACGCTGCTGGGCAACCGCATCACCGGTAGCCGCGGCGCGCCGACCGGTGCGGTCGGCGTTTACATCAACGGCGGCACGGCTTTGCTGGTCGACAACATCATTGAAGCGAACGACGCGCTCGGGGCCGTCTCGATGGATGGCGTGCAAGTCATTAACGCTGAAGCCACGTTGATTCGCAACCAGATTTCCGGGGGCACGGGCGGCACTTCGACCAGCAGCGTGGAGGTGAACAACAGCGATGTTACCCTAGTCAATAACCTGCTGTTTTCGGGTTTCGATTGCACCTCGGTCACGGGCGTAAGCGTCACCAATTCTCAGTTTGCGGCGCTGAACAACGTCATTTTCGCGAACGCTGACGAAGACAATGTCACCGGGATCAAAATGAACACCGTGACCGCCGCGTACCTCGTCAACAACATCGTCGACGTGCGGTCGAACTATTGGGCTTATGGTCTGCATTTGAACGACAGCCAGAATGTCTACCTGCTTAATAATGATTTATTCGTCCACGGCGAGGACCCGCTGAGCAGCGGTCTGATCTATCTGGCGGGCGATGATCTGACGACCCTGGCCGACGTGGAAGCTTGCGAATGGACCGGTTGCGCGCAGGCCGAAGACAACCTGGCCGAAGACCCCGCCTTCGATTTGGAGGGCACTTTTCATCTGCAGGCGGGCAGCCCTTGCGTCGACGCCGGCCGCGACATCGCGCCCTGGTATTTCGGACCCTGGTTCAACATCGATTGGGATCTGGATGATCGCCCCCAGGGTGCGGGGTGGGATATGGGAATCGACGAGTTTTGA
- a CDS encoding DUF1566 domain-containing protein, whose protein sequence is MKTWELLFYLIAVFCFALAVAGPSECSLPDDDDDDDNDDAADDDNDTADDDNDTADDDNDTADDDDDTGGDDDDDDGTWTDVESGLMWQVSTQLMGWTKLEAEAECASLSLGGNNDWRLPTISDLRSLIRGCTATEAAGPCGLTDSCLSWECWQSDENYCMGCNLGEGPADGCYLPSVFNSTDCGLYWTSSAVEDEEGKGWNIDFWKGDIASANDEFDLGYRCVRDPE, encoded by the coding sequence ATGAAAACATGGGAACTTTTGTTTTATTTGATAGCGGTCTTCTGTTTCGCTTTGGCTGTCGCCGGGCCATCGGAATGCTCCCTTCCCGACGATGATGACGACGACGACAACGATGATGCGGCAGATGATGACAATGATACGGCGGACGACGACAATGATACGGCGGACGACGACAATGATACGGCGGACGATGACGATGACACCGGCGGCGATGACGACGACGATGACGGCACCTGGACCGACGTCGAAAGCGGCCTGATGTGGCAGGTATCCACACAGCTCATGGGCTGGACAAAACTCGAGGCGGAAGCCGAATGCGCAAGTCTTTCACTGGGCGGTAATAACGATTGGCGTTTGCCGACCATCAGCGATTTGCGCTCCCTGATCCGGGGTTGTACCGCAACCGAAGCGGCCGGTCCTTGCGGTCTTACCGACTCCTGTCTTTCCTGGGAATGCTGGCAAAGCGATGAAAACTACTGCATGGGCTGCAACCTTGGGGAAGGCCCGGCTGATGGCTGCTATTTGCCTTCTGTTTTTAACAGCACTGATTGCGGTCTGTATTGGACGTCGTCGGCTGTTGAGGACGAAGAAGGAAAAGGGTGGAACATCGATTTCTGGAAAGGCGACATAGCCAGCGCCAATGACGAGTTCGACCTTGGTTATCGCTGCGTCCGCGATCCCGAGTAG
- a CDS encoding DUF1566 domain-containing protein, producing the protein MRRFLLLALMAVLSLGFGLLASCGDDDDDDSGDDDDSENDDDATDDTWADSSSGLTWQLTSSSDYMTWDDAKTYCSNLSLAGGGWHLPTISELRSLIRGCDATELGGVCGVADGWTESDCWSDPCGGCGYLEGPGSGGAYWPDGMSGEIEWYWSSSPVADDGLHAWYVGFFYGDVDNGYVGRNDGRARCVR; encoded by the coding sequence ATGAGGAGATTCCTTTTATTGGCGCTCATGGCGGTGCTGAGTTTGGGCTTCGGTTTGCTGGCTTCTTGCGGCGACGATGACGACGACGACTCAGGCGACGATGACGATAGCGAAAACGACGATGACGCCACGGACGACACCTGGGCCGATTCGTCCTCGGGCTTGACGTGGCAACTGACGTCGTCGAGCGATTACATGACGTGGGACGATGCCAAGACCTATTGCAGCAATTTGTCCCTGGCCGGCGGCGGCTGGCATTTGCCGACAATCTCGGAACTGCGTTCCTTGATTCGCGGCTGCGACGCGACCGAATTGGGCGGCGTCTGCGGCGTGGCGGACGGCTGGACGGAATCCGATTGCTGGAGTGATCCGTGCGGCGGATGTGGTTATCTGGAAGGCCCTGGTTCGGGTGGGGCGTACTGGCCGGATGGAATGTCTGGCGAGATCGAATGGTATTGGTCGTCGTCGCCGGTCGCGGACGACGGCCTCCACGCGTGGTACGTCGGTTTCTTCTACGGCGACGTCGACAACGGCTACGTTGGCCGCAACGACGGCCGCGCGCGCTGTGTTCGTTAG